The following coding sequences are from one bacterium window:
- a CDS encoding VWA domain-containing protein: protein MIDHQSDASTQTSFEPGEPFRVKRLSLAKEQEIKDGAGRRSKTVSSDKRGRYTRSALSTKERINDLAFDATFRAAAPHQIKRSQELEIKSQGLIIKTQDMRKKVREKKIGNLMLFVVDSSGSMGANQRMVAAKGAILSLLIDAYEKRDRVGMIAFKGERAEILLPPTNSLELASKQLSELPTGGKTPLSSGLQVCLELIQKELRKNQQLAILIVLITDGRANVSLLKGANPFEEAKAIALQIKEIGAKSIVIDTESGFIRFKKTEAIAQCLGGRCFSMEDIKAETIYELVKQRGET from the coding sequence ATGATTGACCATCAGTCTGATGCAAGCACTCAAACCTCTTTCGAACCAGGTGAACCCTTTCGGGTAAAAAGGTTATCTCTGGCAAAAGAGCAGGAAATAAAGGATGGTGCTGGCAGAAGAAGTAAGACTGTCTCCTCTGATAAAAGAGGCAGATATACCAGGAGTGCCTTATCAACAAAGGAAAGGATTAATGATTTAGCCTTTGATGCTACCTTTCGGGCGGCAGCTCCACATCAGATAAAGAGAAGTCAGGAGTTAGAAATCAAGAGTCAAGGATTAATTATCAAGACGCAAGATATGCGGAAAAAGGTAAGAGAAAAGAAGATTGGCAATCTGATGCTCTTTGTAGTTGATTCTTCTGGCTCAATGGGAGCAAATCAAAGGATGGTTGCGGCTAAAGGGGCGATCCTATCCCTGCTTATTGATGCTTATGAAAAAAGGGATAGGGTGGGTATGATCGCCTTTAAGGGTGAGCGGGCAGAGATATTACTTCCTCCCACCAATAGTCTGGAATTGGCTTCTAAACAACTTTCTGAATTACCTACAGGCGGAAAGACACCACTCTCATCAGGGCTTCAGGTTTGCCTTGAGCTTATCCAGAAGGAATTAAGAAAGAATCAACAACTGGCAATACTGATTGTGCTCATTACTGATGGGAGGGCTAATGTCAGCCTCCTAAAAGGTGCTAATCCGTTTGAGGAAGCCAAAGCTATAGCCCTTCAAATAAAAGAGATAGGCGCAAAATCTATAGTTATTGATACAGAATCAGGCTTTATTCGATTTAAAAAAACAGAAGCAATAGCCCAGTGCTTAGGTGGAAGATGCTTTTCTATGGAAGATATAAAGGCAGAGACTATCTATGAGTTAGTAAAACAAAGGGGTGAAACATAA
- a CDS encoding ABC transporter substrate-binding protein, with the protein MREKEYRTYGGIFLICALFLCGGARQQPAVKGEITGYDDFGRKIVLDRAPERVVVISASPIDAIFEMGAGDKIVGVPDGISRSYPQTCKQYPSLLERPQVGGFSNPNLERIISLNPDLIICYDSKDTPGKYSKTFKKMGLVYAVFTTPEGVDSGLRQIERLGVLLGKKEEAKALVKRLKLRIEEVVSQISPQTKSRPLIYFWWGTGNLTYGKRAAINELIELAGGINLAAKFNRQYLELSPEYVLSKNPEVILITYWQEKDRELRVAELKSRPGFSQVKAVKNNRIYTIDGHCFQTPVLFAEALCKLAEFIHPELIKGK; encoded by the coding sequence TGCTGTTAAAGGTGAAATCACAGGTTATGATGATTTTGGCAGGAAGATAGTTCTGGATAGAGCACCTGAGCGGGTTGTGGTTATCAGTGCCAGTCCTATAGATGCCATATTTGAGATGGGGGCAGGGGATAAGATTGTTGGTGTGCCTGATGGTATTAGCCGCTCGTATCCGCAGACCTGCAAACAGTATCCGTCTTTGCTTGAAAGACCACAGGTAGGAGGCTTTAGTAATCCCAATCTGGAAAGGATCATCTCACTCAACCCTGACCTGATTATCTGTTACGACTCCAAAGATACACCTGGAAAGTATAGCAAAACCTTTAAAAAGATGGGGCTTGTTTATGCGGTCTTTACTACCCCTGAAGGGGTGGATTCAGGTCTGAGGCAGATAGAACGCTTAGGGGTTTTGCTGGGTAAGAAAGAGGAGGCAAAGGCATTGGTCAAGAGGCTAAAGCTCAGGATAGAGGAGGTGGTTTCCCAAATCAGCCCGCAAACAAAGAGTCGTCCTCTGATTTATTTCTGGTGGGGAACTGGCAATCTCACCTACGGTAAACGGGCAGCGATTAATGAACTGATTGAGTTAGCGGGTGGAATTAATTTAGCCGCTAAATTCAACCGCCAGTATCTGGAGCTTTCACCAGAATATGTCCTCAGTAAGAATCCAGAGGTGATTCTCATCACCTACTGGCAGGAAAAGGATAGAGAACTTAGAGTAGCAGAGCTCAAAAGCCGGCCTGGCTTCAGTCAAGTGAAGGCAGTAAAGAATAACCGCATATACACCATAGATGGGCACTGCTTTCAAACACCTGTGCTGTTTGCCGAGGCACTATGTAAATTAGCCGAGTTTATTCATCCGGAATTGATAAAAGGGAAGTAG
- a CDS encoding ATP-binding protein — MSCQSIIYPFTAIVGQERMKKALLLNAINPNLSGVLIRGEKGTAKSTAARALANLLPEIEVVANCPFSCHPQRKELMCEECRHRIAKGEDVPTTRRKMRVVNLPVGATEDRVVGTLDIEHALKTGEKRFEPGVLADAHRAILYVDEVNLLDDHIVDVLLDSAAMGVNTIEREGVSFAHPAHFILIGTMNPEEGELRPQLLDRFGLCVNIEGIDDPKARVEVIKRRQGFEENPARFVAEWNAEERALSQLIVNAQWLLKDVALSDDMLELIAKIAVDMQVDGHRADIFMMKTARTIAAYHQRLKVVEEDVQEAAELVLPHRMRKKPFQDRKMEQEQLEQTIQEHKKQKNPQPTNKSPQNEDQNQGQENKEDD; from the coding sequence ATGAGTTGTCAAAGCATCATATACCCCTTTACTGCCATTGTGGGACAGGAGCGGATGAAGAAGGCCCTATTGTTAAATGCGATAAATCCAAACCTTTCAGGGGTGCTTATCCGAGGAGAAAAAGGTACGGCTAAATCAACTGCTGCCAGAGCTCTGGCCAATCTTTTGCCAGAGATTGAGGTGGTTGCTAACTGCCCATTTAGTTGTCATCCCCAACGCAAGGAATTGATGTGTGAGGAATGCCGACACCGCATAGCAAAGGGAGAAGATGTCCCAACAACCCGCAGGAAGATGCGGGTGGTCAACCTGCCGGTAGGGGCAACCGAGGATAGGGTAGTGGGAACACTCGACATTGAACATGCCTTAAAAACAGGTGAGAAGAGGTTTGAACCAGGTGTGTTAGCTGATGCCCATCGAGCCATACTCTATGTGGATGAGGTGAACCTATTGGATGACCATATCGTTGATGTCTTGCTTGATTCTGCGGCTATGGGTGTCAATACCATTGAGCGAGAAGGGGTCTCTTTTGCACATCCGGCTCATTTTATCCTGATTGGCACGATGAATCCGGAAGAGGGGGAGCTTCGACCTCAATTACTCGACAGATTTGGGCTTTGTGTAAATATTGAGGGCATTGACGACCCTAAGGCCAGGGTAGAGGTCATCAAAAGGCGCCAGGGCTTTGAGGAAAACCCAGCCCGGTTCGTGGCTGAATGGAATGCTGAAGAAAGGGCCTTAAGCCAGTTGATTGTTAATGCCCAGTGGCTTCTTAAGGATGTGGCTCTATCTGATGATATGCTGGAGCTGATTGCCAAAATAGCAGTAGATATGCAGGTGGACGGACATCGAGCAGATATCTTTATGATGAAGACCGCACGAACAATTGCCGCCTACCATCAACGGCTTAAGGTAGTAGAAGAGGATGTTCAGGAGGCCGCAGAGCTTGTCCTGCCACATCGCATGCGAAAAAAACCCTTTCAGGATAGGAAGATGGAACAAGAGCAGCTTGAGCAGACCATTCAAGAGCACAAGAAACAAAAAAATCCCCAGCCGACAAACAAAAGTCCACAAAATGAAGACCAGAATCAAGGTCAGGAAAATAAGGAGGATGATTGA
- a CDS encoding iron chelate uptake ABC transporter family permease subunit translates to MEKRYLLVLGILLAGLIAVCLIAIMVGPIFIHPLMIIKIWLSKVLGGLIQQSWSNIQETIVVDIRTPRVILSGLVGMGLAIAGAAMQGLFRNPMAEPYVLGMSSGAACGAALAIVLGIGKLWGGFSISALSFIGATTSIFLVYNLAKTDGRLPTETLLLAGIAVGFFLQAVVSFLKILASSEALRDVVLWLMGSFSLATWDDIRLVILPIFAGIGVIYFLSRELNTLQFGEETALHLGIEVEWVKRILLIASALVTAVAVSVSGIIGFVGLIIPHVARLMIGPGHHILLPASALGGGIFLVFCDTLARTVVQPQEMPIGIITAAIGAPYFIYLLRRRKKAISWW, encoded by the coding sequence ATGGAGAAAAGATATTTGCTTGTTTTGGGTATTTTACTGGCTGGTTTAATTGCTGTCTGCCTGATAGCAATTATGGTTGGTCCTATTTTTATCCACCCCTTGATGATTATTAAGATATGGCTTAGCAAGGTATTAGGGGGGTTAATTCAGCAGAGCTGGAGCAATATCCAGGAGACCATAGTGGTTGATATTCGCACCCCACGGGTTATCCTCTCCGGCTTAGTTGGTATGGGGTTGGCAATAGCCGGGGCAGCGATGCAAGGGTTATTCCGCAATCCTATGGCAGAACCCTATGTTCTGGGTATGTCTTCTGGTGCGGCTTGCGGTGCGGCATTGGCAATTGTGCTGGGTATAGGTAAACTGTGGGGAGGGTTCTCAATTTCTGCTCTATCTTTTATTGGCGCTACTACAAGTATATTTCTGGTCTATAATCTTGCCAAAACTGATGGTCGACTTCCTACAGAAACCTTGCTTTTAGCTGGTATTGCCGTAGGCTTTTTCCTCCAGGCAGTGGTCTCATTTTTAAAGATTCTTGCCTCTTCTGAGGCGTTGAGGGATGTAGTCTTATGGTTGATGGGCTCTTTCTCCTTAGCTACCTGGGATGACATTCGCCTGGTTATTTTACCTATCTTCGCCGGAATAGGGGTAATTTATTTCCTGTCTCGGGAGCTAAATACCCTTCAATTTGGGGAGGAGACGGCCCTGCATCTGGGTATAGAGGTTGAGTGGGTAAAGAGGATTTTGCTGATTGCTTCTGCACTGGTAACCGCTGTAGCAGTATCGGTAAGCGGGATAATAGGCTTTGTTGGGCTGATTATTCCGCATGTAGCCAGGCTGATGATTGGCCCTGGACATCATATCCTGTTGCCTGCCTCAGCACTAGGCGGAGGAATATTCCTTGTGTTCTGCGACACCCTGGCAAGAACCGTTGTCCAACCTCAAGAGATGCCAATTGGAATTATTACCGCAGCAATTGGTGCACCTTACTTTATTTATCTGTTAAGACGCAGAAAAAAAGCCATTAGTTGGTGGTGA
- the cobN gene encoding cobaltochelatase subunit CobN, giving the protein MKILTIMWQSYLNMLVKASKHLNFVELKAYASRILEQEPERIERVLEEAAASDIILLYRSTEGFWETIEGRIKELGKRLPIVCVGHDPSYWMLSTIKPEIVARVYSYLVINGEENFTNMLRYIVREVGGLDISAPEPKPVSWEGLYHPDASGIFSTIDDYLTWYNSRNSKLQTLNSKPSTVGILFSRHYWVNDNLEIENTLIRELELLGLNVIPAFSYPLRDEQLGCKGSGEVVCEYFLREDGSPRIDGLINLQTFLLSNTSDNRDGVEILKRLDVPVLSPVTSFYKTINEWRDDPSGLGSFVGWSIALPEFEGVIEPLIVGALSNEQNKMQLRIPIEERCRKVARRMAMWMRLRQKPPQNRKVAFILHNNPCASVEATVGGGAHLDTLESVASIMQRMREAGYSVEPPDDGKELITTIMERKAISEFRWTTVDEIVKKGGVLKQVTREEYQDWFDTLSPKVRERMIDAWGNPPGEEKNGVPPAMVYNGKIVVTGVHYGNTVVCVQPKRGCAGARCDGQVCKILHDPDIPPPHQYLATYRYLEYDFGVDVIVHVGTHGNLEFLPGKGTGLSGDCYPDIGIGDLPHLYIYNADNPPEGTIAKRRSCATLVDHMQTVMTQGGLYDELEELGRFIGEYEQVKDVDPARTHALQHLIMETIEKTNLSKEMRLSQDVGFDELVRRAHGVLSRIRNTQIQNGMHIFGQLPEGEMRVEFINSILRYDGGEELSLRRAIAATIGMNLSDMLANQDRVCPHHQKSYGELLEEVDTACKGFIRQVIGLQDTDTSPVDSLLWTKLRERVLDLNRRIDQSQEIASLLHGFSAGYIPPGPSGLISRGRDDILPTGRNFYSLDPHRIPTKAAWQVGQKLADALLEKHKQEQGRLPENVAIYWQCTDIMWADGEGMAQIMSLLGVRPLWHPNGRVKGFEVIPILELERPRIDITIRVSGITRDNFPNCIELLDEAIQVVAHLDEVEELNFVRKHALAQINQNSAGNSSKEAWRDATLRIFASKPGTYQAGTQLAVYASAWKEEKDLSDIFVYWNGYAYGKGIFGEAKHKQLTDSLKTVDITYNKVVSDEYDLFGCCCYFGTHGGMTAAARHISGKEVKTYYGDTREPEHIEVRDMADEIRRVVRTKLLNPKWIEGMKQHGYKGAGDISKRIGRVYGWEATTQEVDDWIFDEIASTFVLDEENRKFFEEHNPWALEEIGRRLLEAQGRGLWNADPEVLERLKNAHLECEGWIEEKMGDIEGDFQGGAIDILTAEDVSDWKAKMKEIREKIAP; this is encoded by the coding sequence ATGAAAATACTAACCATTATGTGGCAAAGCTATCTAAATATGCTTGTTAAAGCAAGCAAACATCTGAATTTTGTGGAGCTTAAGGCTTATGCTTCCAGAATCCTCGAACAAGAGCCAGAGAGGATAGAGCGAGTGCTTGAGGAGGCGGCTGCATCAGATATTATCTTGCTCTATCGCTCAACAGAAGGCTTCTGGGAAACGATTGAAGGCAGGATTAAGGAGTTAGGCAAAAGGCTGCCTATTGTCTGCGTGGGACACGACCCGTCCTACTGGATGCTCTCTACAATAAAACCAGAAATAGTAGCCAGGGTCTATTCCTACCTTGTCATTAATGGTGAGGAGAACTTCACCAATATGTTGCGATATATTGTTAGAGAGGTGGGTGGGCTTGATATATCTGCCCCAGAGCCAAAGCCAGTTTCCTGGGAAGGGCTCTATCACCCGGACGCCTCAGGGATATTTAGCACCATTGATGACTACCTAACCTGGTACAACTCCCGTAACTCTAAACTCCAAACTCTAAACTCCAAACCCTCTACAGTGGGCATTCTTTTCTCCAGGCATTACTGGGTCAATGATAATCTGGAGATAGAGAATACCCTGATTCGTGAGTTGGAGCTCCTGGGATTAAATGTCATCCCGGCATTTTCTTACCCCCTCAGGGATGAGCAGCTGGGTTGCAAGGGAAGTGGGGAGGTGGTCTGTGAGTATTTCTTGCGTGAGGATGGCAGCCCACGGATTGACGGGCTTATCAATCTTCAGACATTTCTCCTGAGTAACACAAGCGATAATCGGGATGGGGTGGAGATACTAAAAAGGCTGGATGTGCCAGTATTATCTCCAGTAACATCCTTTTATAAAACCATAAATGAATGGCGGGATGACCCTTCTGGTCTGGGAAGCTTTGTTGGTTGGTCAATTGCTCTGCCAGAGTTTGAAGGGGTGATTGAACCGCTGATTGTAGGTGCACTAAGCAATGAGCAGAACAAGATGCAACTGCGAATACCGATTGAGGAGCGATGCCGGAAAGTTGCCCGACGGATGGCTATGTGGATGCGCTTGAGGCAGAAGCCCCCCCAGAATCGCAAGGTAGCTTTTATCCTGCACAACAACCCCTGTGCCTCAGTCGAGGCAACTGTAGGCGGCGGCGCTCATCTGGATACCTTAGAGAGTGTAGCTTCTATAATGCAGCGTATGAGGGAGGCAGGCTATAGTGTTGAGCCGCCAGATGACGGCAAAGAGCTTATCACAACCATTATGGAGCGCAAGGCTATTAGCGAGTTTCGCTGGACCACGGTGGATGAGATAGTCAAAAAAGGCGGGGTTTTGAAGCAGGTAACCAGAGAAGAATACCAGGACTGGTTCGATACGCTTTCACCCAAAGTGAGGGAGCGAATGATTGATGCATGGGGGAATCCGCCTGGTGAAGAAAAGAACGGTGTGCCACCAGCAATGGTCTATAACGGCAAGATAGTGGTTACAGGCGTGCACTATGGCAATACAGTGGTTTGTGTTCAACCCAAGCGGGGTTGTGCTGGTGCCAGATGTGATGGACAGGTCTGTAAGATATTGCATGACCCGGATATCCCACCGCCGCATCAGTATCTGGCTACATATCGCTACCTTGAGTATGATTTTGGGGTAGATGTAATTGTGCATGTGGGCACGCACGGCAACTTAGAGTTTTTGCCTGGCAAAGGCACCGGATTATCTGGTGACTGCTATCCAGATATAGGTATCGGCGACCTGCCGCATCTTTATATCTATAATGCTGACAACCCACCTGAAGGCACTATTGCCAAACGCAGAAGCTGTGCTACACTGGTTGACCATATGCAGACTGTAATGACACAGGGTGGGCTGTATGATGAGCTTGAGGAGTTAGGACGCTTCATTGGTGAATATGAGCAGGTAAAGGATGTTGACCCAGCACGAACACACGCACTCCAACACCTGATTATGGAGACGATAGAAAAGACCAATCTCAGCAAGGAGATGAGGTTAAGCCAGGATGTAGGGTTTGACGAGCTGGTAAGGCGTGCTCATGGAGTGCTCTCCCGCATACGAAACACTCAGATACAGAATGGGATGCACATCTTTGGACAACTGCCTGAGGGAGAAATGCGGGTGGAATTTATCAACTCTATCCTGCGTTATGATGGAGGGGAGGAGCTTTCTCTACGAAGGGCAATAGCCGCCACCATAGGTATGAATTTATCTGATATGCTGGCAAATCAGGATAGGGTATGTCCGCATCATCAGAAGAGCTATGGAGAGTTGCTGGAGGAGGTGGATACAGCCTGTAAGGGATTTATTCGGCAGGTTATTGGTCTGCAGGACACAGACACCAGCCCGGTTGATAGTCTCCTGTGGACTAAACTGCGAGAGCGGGTGCTTGATCTGAACCGCAGAATCGATCAATCACAGGAGATAGCCTCACTCCTGCACGGATTTAGCGCTGGGTATATCCCGCCAGGCCCCTCGGGCTTGATTAGCCGGGGCAGAGACGACATCCTGCCTACAGGCAGAAACTTCTACTCCCTTGACCCGCATCGGATTCCGACAAAGGCTGCCTGGCAGGTGGGGCAGAAATTAGCTGATGCGCTGCTTGAAAAGCATAAGCAAGAACAAGGTAGACTTCCGGAAAATGTAGCTATCTACTGGCAGTGCACCGATATCATGTGGGCGGACGGCGAAGGGATGGCACAGATTATGTCCCTTTTAGGTGTGCGGCCTCTCTGGCATCCAAATGGCAGGGTGAAAGGCTTTGAGGTGATTCCCATTTTAGAGCTTGAAAGACCAAGGATTGATATTACCATCCGTGTTTCGGGTATCACCCGAGATAACTTCCCAAACTGCATTGAGCTGCTGGATGAGGCTATCCAGGTAGTAGCCCATCTGGATGAGGTTGAGGAGCTGAATTTTGTGCGAAAACACGCCTTAGCTCAAATTAACCAGAATAGCGCCGGGAATTCCTCTAAAGAGGCCTGGCGAGATGCTACCCTGCGTATCTTTGCATCAAAACCCGGCACCTATCAGGCAGGAACACAACTGGCGGTCTATGCCTCTGCCTGGAAAGAGGAAAAGGATTTGAGTGATATCTTTGTCTATTGGAACGGATACGCCTATGGCAAGGGGATATTTGGCGAAGCAAAACATAAACAGTTGACTGATAGCCTCAAAACAGTTGACATAACCTACAACAAGGTGGTCTCTGATGAATACGACCTCTTTGGCTGTTGTTGCTATTTTGGCACGCATGGTGGGATGACTGCGGCTGCCCGGCATATCTCGGGTAAAGAGGTCAAGACTTACTACGGCGATACCCGTGAGCCAGAGCATATTGAGGTGCGGGATATGGCAGATGAGATCAGGCGTGTAGTGCGAACAAAACTGCTTAACCCAAAATGGATTGAAGGGATGAAACAACACGGATACAAAGGTGCCGGTGACATCTCTAAACGCATTGGTAGGGTTTATGGTTGGGAGGCAACTACTCAGGAGGTAGATGACTGGATATTCGATGAGATTGCCAGCACCTTTGTGTTAGATGAGGAGAACAGGAAATTTTTCGAGGAGCATAATCCCTGGGCATTAGAGGAGATCGGGCGCAGACTCCTTGAGGCACAGGGACGTGGGCTGTGGAATGCTGACCCAGAGGTGCTGGAAAGATTGAAAAATGCCCATCTTGAATGTGAGGGCTGGATTGAAGAGAAGATGGGTGATATCGAGGGTGATTTTCAAGGTGGGGCAATAGATATCCTGACTGCAGAGGATGTGTCTGACTGGAAAGCGAAGATGAAGGAGATTAGAGAAAAGATTGCACCATAA
- a CDS encoding ABC transporter ATP-binding protein: MLKIDNISASYREMLVLEEISFQVEESEFLGIIGPNGAGKTTLFKVMSGVKSPLTGEVMLEGKNLRSLSRKEIARIMAVVPQSSFIPPLFTVEDVVLMGRYPHQKSRFVTNQEDIAVAEQAMRATNTTEFRYRPVNELSGGERQEVIIARALAQEPKLLLLDEPTANLDIKHQMRILRLVKGLVKENKITAIMIIHDLNLAARFCDKLILLHHHRICAQGKPEDVLTPGNLKEAYEVDVTVSYNDFIGAVQMVVRGGRI; encoded by the coding sequence ATGCTCAAGATTGACAACATATCTGCTTCATATCGTGAAATGCTAGTGCTTGAGGAAATTAGCTTTCAGGTAGAAGAGAGCGAATTCCTGGGCATTATCGGACCAAACGGTGCAGGCAAGACCACCCTGTTTAAGGTAATGAGTGGGGTAAAATCTCCCTTAACAGGGGAGGTTATGCTGGAGGGGAAGAATTTGCGCAGTTTATCTCGCAAGGAGATAGCCAGGATAATGGCTGTTGTGCCGCAAAGTTCGTTTATTCCACCCCTATTTACGGTAGAGGATGTGGTTTTAATGGGTAGGTACCCACATCAAAAGAGTCGTTTTGTAACTAACCAGGAGGATATAGCTGTGGCAGAGCAAGCCATGAGAGCGACCAATACTACAGAGTTTCGCTACAGACCAGTAAATGAGTTGAGCGGTGGAGAGAGGCAGGAGGTAATCATTGCCAGAGCATTGGCACAGGAACCTAAATTACTCCTGCTGGATGAACCAACTGCCAACCTCGATATAAAACATCAGATGAGGATACTTAGGCTGGTAAAGGGATTGGTTAAAGAAAACAAAATTACAGCTATTATGATTATTCACGACCTGAATTTAGCCGCCAGATTCTGTGATAAACTTATTCTCCTGCATCATCACAGGATATGTGCCCAGGGGAAACCAGAGGATGTCCTTACCCCAGGGAATCTTAAAGAGGCATACGAAGTAGATGTAACGGTTAGCTACAATGACTTTATCGGTGCCGTGCAGATGGTAGTGAGAGGAGGACGAATATGA